From a single Sphingosinicellaceae bacterium genomic region:
- the phaZ gene encoding polyhydroxyalkanoate depolymerase yields MLYSAYEMQRTWLAGAGALSQQTSEWLLNPANPFSYISSSNVMARALEVFAHSAAPRGKPDFDLGTTIIDGETVAVTEHIVARKPFGQLKHFVRDGGDRGDPRILIVAPMSGHFATLLRGTVERLLPGHEVYITDWRDAKHVPLSEGRFDLNDYVDYIIEFLAEVGPGAHLLAVCQPAVPAYAAVALMSASDHPALPATLTMMGGPVDTRKAPTSVDDLATERPYAWFEQNVIATVPPIYAGGGRKVYPGFLQLTGFLSMNLANHMNSHWEMFKHLVAGDDTDADATKAFYDEYRSVADMTAEFYLQTIDTVFQRQLVAKGEFEHRGEFADPARITKVALLAIEGERDDISGLGQTKAALDLAVNLPETSKEYFMAEGAGHYGIFNGRRWRDIIAPRVEAFIRAHDNAKPAPKAIVARAKAEPVPGVEFA; encoded by the coding sequence ATGCTTTACAGTGCGTATGAGATGCAGCGGACGTGGCTGGCCGGGGCCGGCGCGTTGTCGCAGCAGACCTCCGAGTGGCTGCTCAACCCGGCAAACCCGTTTTCCTATATCAGCAGCAGCAACGTCATGGCGCGCGCGCTCGAGGTTTTCGCGCACAGTGCCGCACCGCGCGGCAAGCCCGACTTCGACCTCGGCACGACCATCATCGACGGCGAGACGGTCGCCGTTACCGAGCATATCGTGGCGCGCAAGCCGTTCGGGCAGCTCAAGCATTTCGTTCGTGACGGCGGCGACCGCGGCGATCCGCGAATCCTGATCGTAGCGCCGATGTCGGGGCACTTCGCGACCCTGCTGCGCGGCACCGTCGAGCGGCTGCTGCCCGGCCACGAGGTCTACATCACCGACTGGCGCGATGCGAAGCACGTGCCGTTGTCGGAAGGGCGCTTCGATCTCAACGACTATGTCGACTACATCATCGAGTTTTTGGCCGAGGTCGGCCCCGGCGCGCACCTGCTCGCGGTCTGCCAGCCGGCGGTCCCGGCCTATGCCGCGGTCGCGCTGATGTCGGCCAGCGACCATCCGGCGCTGCCGGCGACGCTGACCATGATGGGCGGCCCGGTTGATACCCGGAAGGCCCCGACCTCGGTCGACGACCTTGCCACCGAGCGCCCGTATGCGTGGTTCGAGCAGAACGTCATCGCCACCGTGCCGCCGATCTATGCCGGTGGTGGCCGCAAGGTCTATCCGGGCTTCCTGCAGCTCACCGGCTTCTTGTCGATGAACCTTGCCAACCACATGAATTCGCACTGGGAAATGTTCAAGCACCTGGTCGCCGGCGACGATACCGATGCGGACGCGACCAAGGCCTTCTACGACGAGTACCGGTCGGTCGCTGACATGACCGCCGAATTCTACCTGCAGACCATCGACACGGTCTTCCAGCGCCAGCTCGTCGCCAAGGGTGAGTTCGAGCATCGCGGCGAGTTCGCCGACCCGGCCAGGATCACCAAAGTCGCGCTGCTGGCGATCGAGGGCGAGCGCGACGACATCTCGGGCCTCGGCCAGACCAAGGCGGCGCTCGACCTCGCGGTCAACCTGCCCGAGACGAGCAAGGAATACTTCATGGCGGAGGGTGCCGGTCACTACGGCATTTTCAACGGCCGACGCTGGCGCGACATCATCGCGCCCCGGGTCGAGGCGTTCATCCGTGCGCATGACAACGCTAAGCCTGCACCCAAGGCCATCGTGGCACGTGCCAAGGCGGAGCCGGTCCCTGGTGTCGAGTTCGCCTGA
- a CDS encoding ATP-binding cassette domain-containing protein, which yields MATPSEFDAAPTRKLSNLALLWRFVRHYPRHLVLSLLALIVAAGATIAIPQGFKLIVDHGFKAGSDPAAIAPYFWTLLGIVGVMGAATAVRFYFVSWIGERVVADLRRAVHAHLLTLDPAFFEENRPSEIASRLTSDTAVIEQVVSTSASVALRNFFMGIGGIVYMAIQSLKLTGLMLMVIPMTILPIVLLGRKVRTMSRTSQDRIANVGSIVAEVLGAIKVVQAFTQEPREAQRFGTAVEDAFAAARRRIAVRAGMTAVVITLIFGAITLVLWEGAIDVIAGTMTGGTITAFVLAAALVAGAFGALTEVYGDFMRAAGASGRVRELLDEVPGIRAPANPVALPPPEGRLSLEHVTFRYPTKPDAPALIDFSLEVQPGETVAVVGPSGAGKSTLFALVQRFYDPQAGVIRVDGVALPAADPRAIRGRIAVVPQETVVFAASAYENILYGRPDATEAEVWAAAEAANAGDFLRALPEGIHTFLGEAGSRLSGGQRQRLAIARAVLRDAPILLLDEATSSLDAESEQLVQRAMEQLMVGRTTLVIAHRFATVRNADRIVVMDDGRIVAEGTHDQLYAQGGLYARLAKLQFEGGLERVA from the coding sequence ATGGCCACTCCGAGTGAATTCGACGCCGCGCCGACGCGCAAGCTCTCCAACCTGGCGCTGCTGTGGCGGTTCGTCCGGCACTATCCGCGCCATCTGGTGCTGTCCCTGCTCGCTCTTATCGTCGCGGCTGGAGCAACGATCGCGATCCCGCAGGGCTTCAAGCTGATCGTCGACCACGGCTTCAAGGCCGGCAGCGACCCGGCCGCGATCGCGCCGTATTTCTGGACCCTGCTCGGCATCGTCGGCGTGATGGGTGCCGCGACCGCGGTGCGGTTCTACTTCGTCAGCTGGATCGGCGAGCGCGTCGTCGCCGACCTGCGCCGCGCCGTCCACGCCCATCTCCTGACCCTGGACCCGGCGTTCTTCGAGGAGAATCGCCCGTCCGAAATCGCCTCGCGGCTGACGTCGGACACCGCGGTCATCGAGCAGGTCGTTTCGACCAGTGCCTCGGTCGCCCTGCGCAACTTCTTCATGGGCATCGGTGGCATCGTCTACATGGCGATCCAGAGTCTCAAGCTGACCGGGCTGATGCTGATGGTCATCCCGATGACCATCCTGCCGATCGTGCTGCTCGGGCGAAAGGTCCGCACCATGTCGCGGACCAGCCAAGACCGCATCGCCAACGTCGGCTCGATCGTCGCGGAGGTGCTCGGCGCAATCAAGGTCGTCCAGGCCTTCACCCAGGAACCGCGAGAGGCACAGCGCTTCGGCACCGCGGTCGAGGACGCCTTCGCCGCCGCCCGCCGCCGCATCGCGGTCCGCGCCGGCATGACTGCGGTGGTCATCACCCTGATCTTCGGGGCCATCACCCTGGTGCTGTGGGAGGGCGCGATCGACGTTATCGCCGGCACCATGACCGGCGGCACGATCACCGCCTTCGTGCTCGCCGCCGCCCTCGTCGCGGGCGCGTTCGGAGCATTGACCGAGGTCTACGGCGACTTCATGCGCGCCGCCGGTGCCTCGGGCCGGGTCCGCGAACTGCTCGACGAGGTCCCCGGCATCCGCGCGCCCGCCAACCCGGTCGCGCTGCCGCCGCCCGAGGGCCGCCTCAGCCTCGAGCACGTCACCTTCCGCTACCCGACCAAACCCGACGCGCCGGCGCTGATCGACTTCAGCCTCGAGGTGCAGCCCGGCGAGACCGTCGCTGTCGTCGGTCCCTCGGGTGCCGGCAAGTCAACCTTGTTCGCGCTTGTCCAGCGCTTCTATGACCCACAAGCGGGAGTCATCCGGGTCGACGGCGTCGCGCTGCCGGCGGCCGATCCGCGCGCCATCCGCGGTCGCATCGCGGTCGTACCGCAGGAGACCGTGGTGTTCGCGGCGTCGGCGTACGAGAACATCCTCTACGGCCGCCCCGACGCGACCGAGGCCGAGGTCTGGGCCGCCGCCGAGGCTGCCAACGCTGGCGACTTCCTGCGCGCACTGCCCGAGGGCATCCACACCTTCCTCGGCGAAGCCGGCTCACGGCTGTCGGGCGGCCAGCGTCAGCGGCTGGCGATCGCTCGCGCCGTACTCAGGGATGCGCCGATCCTGCTCCTCGACGAGGCGACGTCCTCGCTCGACGCGGAATCCGAGCAACTGGTGCAGCGGGCGATGGAGCAGTTGATGGTCGGCCGCACGACCTTGGTTATCGCCCACCGCTTTGCGACGGTACGCAACGCCGACCGGATCGTGGTGATGGACGATGGGCGGATCGTTGCAGAGGGCACGCACGACCAGTTGTACGCGCAGGGTGGGCTGTATGCGCGGCTGGCGAAGCTGCAGTTCGAGGGCGGGCTGGAGCGAGTGGCCTAA